A segment of the Arachis hypogaea cultivar Tifrunner chromosome 5, arahy.Tifrunner.gnm2.J5K5, whole genome shotgun sequence genome:
TTCACATTAGtgaaaaagatttttagaaataaacttaTTAATAATTTATGAGAATTTAAAATCTAcgtaaattacaaataaaatttttgcaaaattaattttcgtTATTATTTAACAGATATTTTAACAAAATGAAATAAGACATGCAGTTACAcaaattcacatttttatttgGTGTAAACTTATGAACATCAACAGCTTCCAAAACAGTGCAGATAGAGAACAACATGGGAATTGTTAGTGGAAGAAAGCTACAATTCCGCCTCACAAACAATGCAATGGTAAGAATGCCAGAACCAATTTGACAGCAAAATCAAAGGCTAAAAAGTAAAaggtgaaaaattaaaaataatactcaTGACCAACAAGAATAGAATAAAATGGTGGGGGCAAACAGTCAAAACTCAAAACACCACCATCATCTGTTGAGCCGCTTGACCACAAGAGCCATATACTTGCCCTGATGCTCTGCAAGTGCGAGCTCTGTTTCACTTGGCTCCCTTGTGCCATCACCGGCATACACTCCGGCACCATAAGGCGAACCCCCTCTAATGGATTCCATCTTGAACATTCCAGGTCCAAATGTATATCCAATAGGAACAAACAGCATTCCATGGTGTGCCAGCTGTGTGATTGCCGTCCATCTGCAACAAGAAAAAGATGCAAAATCAAACATTATATAATCCCTTTCAAGCATGCGTTTCTAAGAAAACCTTCTAGTTTCCATCACCaagtaatataatatttatttttggaaATGTAGAGAACAATATGTGATACTCTCAGACTGCACCCATGCATTTCTACAATTACAAGCACAATTTCAAATTAATTGCTTGTCTACAAGACTTATCTCCAATAATGATAATCAGAGTACTAAAACTCTTTTACCATTGCAGGACCAGTGAGGCAATGACACTGTTCAAGTTACCTCATGAACATAAAATAACATCTTTAAAAGAATACGAAGTTTTCACCAAAGTTTTGCCCATTACCCTGATTTTGTGTAATCATCTTTTGAGAACTTCCGCTTGATACAACTGAAATCCTTTTTGAAGTTTGGTCATTTATGTGAAGATGAACCATTAGTAACATGGAGCATTCTCATACCAACTTGAGAATATATGGGAATTTCCACTAGTCtaaaattcacttatcaaataaaGTTAGTCAAAACATGGGATAACTGATCAAGACACCAGAAGAAAGCCCCTCAGATTCTCAGAACCCACCAAAAACGTTAAATATATAAATCTACGACTGCTAAGAGCTAACAATTCAGCTCAGAGAGTAATTTGCTATCTTTCCTTCAAAGATGCTACTTAGTTCTTTCAGTTCATTCTTTCTCAAAAATGAACATCCCGATTCCCAGCCAATCATACAAACCAATTGCAAAATGTATAATAGAAATCTCCCTCGTCCTCTCTTGtcaagtagaaaataaatatgaTGCAGTGTGAACCAGAAGCAAAAACAGAGTTAATATTGATTTGAAGACTGATCATCTAACTTCTAAGTGTGCAGACTTTATATGGTTAATTGCTGGGGAAGAAAACATATGTATATCTTATGGCACTTGAAAATCTTGTTCAACCAGCCAAATTCCACAAAACATTTCCTATTTATATCATAATAGTTTACATTTAACATTTTCCATTCAATGTCAAGTTGGTAAGAATATGCATGGACCAAACTGCGACTTGAGAGTTGAAACATCAAAATCTCTAAAGATATATGTGATCAAGGAGCCATACATAGTTCTATCtatgcatttatttatttttagcctATTGAAACTGATAAAAACAAATGATTAGCtcaaattaagaacaagactggGAACTTCAACAGAATAATACAAGAATGCGGGAATAGAtagagaacaaaagaaaaagagaataaagaaaggCTTACGCAGTGGTTTCTTGACCTCCTCCTTGAGTGCCAGTGCTGACGAAGAACCCTGCGGGTTTTCCGGCGAGCTTCTGCTCCTTCCACAGCTGACCGGTGGAGTCAAAGAAAGCCTTCATCTGCGCCGCCATGCTCCCGTACCTCGTCGGAAACCCGAACAGCACCCCGTCCGCCGCCGCCAGCTCCTCTGCCGTTATCACAGGTATGCCATCGTCTTTGGGCGGCGCCCTCATCTGCTGAAGAATCTCCGTCGAGAGCGTCTCCGGCACCCTGTAAAGAACCCCTTCTACGCCCTCAACGCCGTCCACGCCCTTCTTCAGCCTCCTCGCTAGGCCTTCCACGTGTCCGTACATTGAATAAAACACGATGAAGATCCTCAGCCTCGCCATGCCGGTAGCGGCGGCGACCACCTCAGACGACGACGCTTGGGCGATTTCGGTAGTGTCGTCGGCGGAGGTGTCGTCACGTTGGATCGGCGCGGTCCGGGATGTTCCGGCAGTGGCGGAGGAGGGAGAGTCACCGGCAACATGCGGCACCTTCTTCTTACTGGGAACGCAACCTCCTCCTTTCCCCATTCAAGAATTTCGATgacaaaaaggaaacaaaaaatagaaaagaaaaaagtgaatTGAGGAATCTGAAAGTTTGCCGTAACTAAGAATTACAATGTAGCTTGGATTGGATTGAATTGGATTGTGTTCTGCtttgtttgaaaaataaaggagaattgGAAAGATTTCAGAGGATGAGAATGAGAGAGAGTTCAGAGTTTCAGAGGCTTTGTGTTGGATTTGTTTTCGGTGAATTTATACATTGGAATGATTAGTGATGTCACCTTCAAACCTCGCTGGATATTCAAAATGGAAACCTCCTATTCCtcctcaaaacgacgtcgttcctACCCTTACTGTACTACAATTCTACAACTGAAACCCAAACCCAccccaaaaaatatatataaataaatgaagCTCGTGTCGTATGGGTCATGGAGGGTTGGTAATGGTACGTGagaaaagaataaaacaaaaatatcacTCAAGAATCATAGGGACCCGAAGACGATGCTTTACTGAATTTGAATATGTTGGTAAATAAATCAGTATGGACTATGGAGTATGGAGCATGGAAGACCTTGACCAACTACGAAACCATAGTATCTTCTAGAAGTAAACACTAAATTGACTAATTTCTCAATTGTTTTTCTTTGTTGGGGTACTACTACTAAATTTAAATGGATCCTATGCTTGCAATTCTAGCAGAATCAAGGTTGGACCTTAAGCCCAGAGAATGCAGATAGTTCACAAAAGACACAACTATTTTTTGGTCTCCAAAAGAATACAATAAAGCCCAATCAATAATATGCTGGTTCAAAAGGCAGACAGCATCAAcacttgagtttttttttttttttggacctgGTGAAGGCCAGATACCCGGCCCACACCCTAAAAGGAACCGAGACCCAGACCCAGACCCGCCAGCCTAACTATCCTAATTCAAACTAtggattttctctctctctctctcacttaaCACGCTAAACCTGAAGAACAGAAAAACCATGGCTAATAACTTGAGAGAAGAAGAGAATGTCTTTGATTCAGGTTGGCATTTGGCGGTGACCCAATTCGCTTCGGCGCTCctgagaagaagaagacgaaaatCGCTCCCCTCCTCTAACTCTTCCGGACGGAAAGGCTCTGCGGCTCGCTAGTCAAGCGACACTGCTCTGGCGAGAAAGGTTTCACGGGGACTCAATACAAGCTTACAAGGCCTTCCCCTCTTTGCCGCTTTGGTGATAAGTTCTTCTCAATTGCTTCAATATTCAACTCCTTGAACCTGTcaatgcttatatatatatatatatatatatatatatatatatgagagtatctaataatttatttatataacgCAGATCAAGCGAAGCTTGCGAGATGAGCTTTATTGACTACTCCAACTCTGCCTTTAGCTTTGCTGGTGAGAATTCCGGACAGGCAGTCCAATTTTTCCTTTCTGATTATGTCTGCAATTTGGGGCGGGGGAGTTATTGGCCAAATAGCaggaagttgatttttgagtttcagAGCTGCTATTGAATGGGCCAGCCTGTTTCCTTCCCTAGGGGTCCAGGTAAATCCACAATTTGGGAGTCTTTTTTGAATATCAATTATGTCTTGAATAATTGGGTCTATATCCCAAATTGTAATCCCTGTTTTGAGGGTCTGAACAAGCTGTAAACTATCTGTTTCAATGATGGCATTTTGAATATTTAGATTTTCTGCTAGAATTACAGCTTCCCTTACTGCTTGTGCTTCTGCTGATAGGCTTGAGTTTGTTTGAATCACTGATGCTGATCCCCCCAGAATTTTTCCTATATGGTCTCTGATCACTGAAGTTGTTGCCCCTGACTTGGTTCCAGAGGAAAACGAAGCATCAGAGTTTATCTTGAGTCAGCTATAAGGAGGGGGTCTCCAAATGACAGGTTTTGGTCTCCCTTTGTTGTTCTCTCTGACTTTGgagttgttttcttttattaggcTGTTGTActctttttctattattcttgCATGATTGATGGTAGACTCTGGGTTAGGCTCTATGTTATTGTACACTTGGTTGTTCCTTGCCTTCCAAATTGTCCACATAGTGATGCCTATTCTACTCCAATTCTGGTCCGCTTCCGGTCTGCTGGCTTCTTTACACTTCATGTACATTTGTTGTAGCCATTCACCCACCGATCTGACATTTTTGCTTGTTGGCGTACATTGTGACTGTGAGCCGAACCACACTGCTCTAGTCCATTCGCAGAGCAAGAGAGTATGCTCTTCAGTCTCTTCCTCTTGCAAACAGATCGGACAAACACTATTGTTCAATAAtctctttttctttaaattagcTCTTACCGGGATGATGTTGTGAGCGGCCTTCCACAGGAACATTTTGATTTTTTGGGGTGCCTTCATGTTCCAAATCCCTCCCCATAGTTCCTCAAACACTGCGCTTGATGAGGGCCTGTTGTTGCGATttctttcgttttcttctttttttgccACATAGTACCCTGTTTTGGTTGTGAATTCTCCATCCTTCCTGAAGGGCCACAAT
Coding sequences within it:
- the LOC112800668 gene encoding probable NAD(P)H dehydrogenase (quinone) FQR1-like 2, whose translation is MGKGGGCVPSKKKVPHVAGDSPSSATAGTSRTAPIQRDDTSADDTTEIAQASSSEVVAAATGMARLRIFIVFYSMYGHVEGLARRLKKGVDGVEGVEGVLYRVPETLSTEILQQMRAPPKDDGIPVITAEELAAADGVLFGFPTRYGSMAAQMKAFFDSTGQLWKEQKLAGKPAGFFVSTGTQGGGQETTAWTAITQLAHHGMLFVPIGYTFGPGMFKMESIRGGSPYGAGVYAGDGTREPSETELALAEHQGKYMALVVKRLNR